In bacterium, the genomic stretch ACCCACCTGACCATAAAGATGAAAACCTGAGAGATAAATCGGTAGAATATGCATTTGTCGTCCATGAAATAAAAGAAAAAAGATTGCCTCCGATAGATGATGAATTTGCAAAAAACATAGGGTTTAAGTCTATGGAAGAACTAAAAACCAATATAACCACCAGTATCGCAAGAGATAAAGAAACGGAAGCTCGTTCAAGAATGAGAACTCAAATTATCAATTCCCTTATAGAAAGCAACCCGTTCAAACCGTTGAATTCCCTTGTTGCAGATTATATGGAATCAATGCTCAAACAGGCAGGTAAAAATATAGACGAAAAAACAAAAAGCCAGTTAGAAGAAATTGCCATATGGCGCGCAAAAAGAGATATGATATTGCAGCAACTATCCGAAGTAGAACACGTTGAAATAACGGCAGAAGAATTGAAAGCAAAGTTACTTGATACGGAAGAAGGAAGAAAATTAGGATACGAAAAACTTGTAAAAGATTTGCAGAAGAAAGGAATCTTTAGTTCCATTGTGTGGGAATTTACAGTAGATAAAACAATGAATTTCCTTATAGAAAACGCGGAGATAAGTCCGGAATAAAAATATGTTTAAAACCAAACTATATGTGCCGGGGATATTTTCCCTCGTTTTAATTTCCACACTCTTCGCAGATACTACTTATGTAAGTACAAATATTACCGCGAATACAACATGGACAAAAACAGCAAGTCCATACTTTATAACAAATGATATAATTGTTGATAATTCCATAACCTTGACTATTGAATCCGGAACGAAAATACTTATGGGAGATTCTAAACAATTAACAGTAACTGGAACTCTATATGCAATTGGAACGGTAACGGATTCTATTACAATAACAGCACGGGACACATCCAAAAGATGGGAAAATATTTTATTTACCTCAACGGCAAAATGCTCTTTGCAATATTGTAAAATAGAATTCGCAGGAAACTCCGCAATCAGTAATATGAATTCTAATTTGGTTTATATCTCAAACAATACTATCTCTAATAATACTACAGAACTTTGCGGTGGAGGGATATACAATAATGGTTCTTGCATCATAACAAATAATACTATTTCCTACAATACGGCTAAATATGGCGGGGGGGGGATATTCAACAGCAAAGCAGCAACTATAACAAACAATACCATATCTTTCAATACAAATACGGATACTACCGCGGTTGGTGGAGGAATATGGAATAATTATAAAGGAACGGCATATATAATGGGGAATATTTTCCTGCATAATGCCTCTATGTATAACGGTGGAGCCATATTTAACGAAGGGACTGCATCTATAACTTATGACACTATTTCTAATAATACCACAACCGTTAACTGGGGAAGCGGAGCAGGGATTTCCAACAAAGGTTCAGCCGAAATAACAAACAATAATATATCTTACAATATTGCTAATTATGGGATAGGCGGAGGAATACATAATTACTCCGGGACTGCAAACATAAGAAACAATTCCGTATTCAACAATACTGCCAAATATAATGGCGGGGGATTATCTAATGAAAGCTCTATAAATGTTTTTCATAATGACATATATGACAATGCAACTGAAGGAAACGGTGGTGGCATATATAACTATAATTCAGCCGTAGTAGAAAGCAATAATGTGTACCATAATTTTGCCGATGGCATTGGCGGGGGAATACATAATTACAAAAAACTTATTTGCAGAAATAATTATATATATAGCAATACTGCACAAAAAGGTGGAGCCATATCTAATTCTAATGGGTTTGCTACTATAGAAAAAGATAGCATATACAATAACACAGCTGCTGAATATGGCGGCGGCATATATAATTGTGATACTGCCAATATACAAAATAACACTCTAATTAATAATAGTGCTCAATACGGCGGAGCCATATGTGATTATAAAACAACAACAATTAATTTTAATTCTATAGTAGATACAACT encodes the following:
- a CDS encoding T9SS type A sorting domain-containing protein codes for the protein MFKTKLYVPGIFSLVLISTLFADTTYVSTNITANTTWTKTASPYFITNDIIVDNSITLTIESGTKILMGDSKQLTVTGTLYAIGTVTDSITITARDTSKRWENILFTSTAKCSLQYCKIEFAGNSAISNMNSNLVYISNNTISNNTTELCGGGIYNNGSCIITNNTISYNTAKYGGGGIFNSKAATITNNTISFNTNTDTTAVGGGIWNNYKGTAYIMGNIFLHNASMYNGGAIFNEGTASITYDTISNNTTTVNWGSGAGISNKGSAEITNNNISYNIANYGIGGGIHNYSGTANIRNNSVFNNTAKYNGGGLSNESSINVFHNDIYDNATEGNGGGIYNYNSAVVESNNVYHNFADGIGGGIHNYKKLICRNNYIYSNTAQKGGAISNSNGFATIEKDSIYNNTAAEYGGGIYNCDTANIQNNTLINNSAQYGGAICDYKTTTINFNSIVDTTASAIYNAGETFIRGNNIQATGYLVYNNASNWIDASYNYWNTTDTTIIKTKLYDHYDNVSKGKIFYKPFLYSEFEDMVVPGAPTDLIVKPLSTTLYVINWTNPFDASGIAEYYYKLNSSPVEEFDTTGTMHSSPDTLSVTTNDSLIYIWLVDSSGNVEEDNMGYAYIRYDTIPPVISNTTVWEDTLGFTGPFDITTRITDNFVVYAPVLFYKTSTDTNWTYHTMNSFANSFYRDTIPPQTVTDSLKIEYYITVMDQAGNHSIAPDSGTYSFFIHPPAVEENKTLPIKFALFSPTPNPGSAKINIKYGIPEKASIKLSVYDLTGRLVIPVYKGTQERGIYTIELKNKLRKGVYFVVFNANTFKQVQKMIISQ